One region of Rhodocaloribacter litoris genomic DNA includes:
- a CDS encoding SGNH/GDSL hydrolase family protein has translation MKRSSFFARFFRGLLLGAGALFLVVLLAELSGQALFRVKEGRWLYRGRPAPLMSVVFEHHPYLVGRPAATLQVPLWGKKVTLTAQRTRWTGAPADAGNRIRVAVLGGSAVFGAHLPDEDTWPARLQEALGDRYAVFNFGVPGYSTAEHVIQTALILPEVRPDVVVFYTGLDDLRNYHRFDATPEYRAHGLEQYENLEVAAGPPPSFWEELKSRSGLVRLTGFVGRQLGLDDERGETTPAPEGAYRAPDPYVDGVYRRNLETLRSLVRERGGYAVFVPQVVNEAAYAGREGTHAWTPRIVDDALPGLLRRFHGLAEGLCNEAPCMVLADLPDRGWTPEHFLDEVHFNAEGSRRLAEMVAARIRALPVRTRPAVDGQ, from the coding sequence ATGAAACGTTCGTCCTTCTTTGCACGCTTCTTTCGCGGTTTGCTGCTTGGCGCAGGCGCCCTTTTTCTGGTGGTCCTGCTGGCTGAACTGAGCGGGCAGGCCCTTTTCCGCGTGAAGGAGGGGCGCTGGCTGTACCGGGGGCGCCCCGCCCCTTTGATGAGCGTGGTCTTTGAACATCACCCCTACCTCGTGGGGCGGCCAGCGGCCACGCTGCAGGTGCCGCTGTGGGGCAAGAAGGTGACGCTGACCGCACAGCGCACCCGGTGGACGGGGGCGCCGGCGGACGCCGGGAACCGCATCCGCGTCGCCGTGCTGGGTGGCTCGGCCGTCTTCGGGGCGCACCTGCCGGACGAGGACACCTGGCCGGCCCGGCTCCAGGAGGCCCTGGGCGACCGCTACGCCGTCTTCAACTTCGGCGTCCCCGGCTACTCGACGGCCGAGCACGTCATCCAGACGGCCCTGATCCTGCCGGAAGTCCGGCCGGATGTCGTCGTCTTTTACACCGGGCTGGACGACCTGCGCAACTACCATCGCTTCGACGCCACGCCCGAGTACCGGGCGCACGGACTGGAGCAGTACGAGAACCTGGAGGTCGCCGCCGGGCCGCCGCCCTCGTTCTGGGAGGAGCTGAAGAGCCGTTCGGGTCTGGTGCGGCTCACAGGCTTCGTGGGGCGGCAGCTCGGCCTGGACGACGAGCGCGGTGAGACGACGCCGGCGCCCGAGGGGGCGTACCGGGCCCCCGATCCGTATGTGGACGGCGTCTACCGCCGTAACCTGGAGACGCTGCGCAGCCTGGTGCGGGAGCGCGGGGGCTACGCCGTCTTTGTGCCGCAGGTGGTCAACGAAGCGGCCTATGCGGGGCGCGAGGGGACGCACGCATGGACGCCCCGCATCGTCGACGACGCGCTGCCGGGGCTGCTGAGGCGGTTCCACGGGCTGGCGGAGGGCCTCTGCAACGAGGCGCCCTGCATGGTCCTGGCTGATCTGCCCGACCGGGGCTGGACGCCGGAGCATTTTCTAGACGAAGTGCATTTCAACGCCGAAGGCAGCCGGCGGCTGGCCGAGATGGTGGCCGCGCGCATCCGGGCACTGCCGGTGAGAACCCGACCGGCCGTTGATGGCCAATGA
- a CDS encoding ABC transporter ATP-binding protein, with product MNEPTTSHRDPGVAPAPHRLDWANVRQKLVHIGRALKIAWKAAGPWTTAWAVMLLLQGLFPAATVYLTKVVVDAFTGSIGGDLSFEYLKPVIFSGGLLVAILILGQVVQQGIIWVRNAQAELVTDHIKALIHRKTARVDLEFYDIPEYFDHMARANEEADRRVLTILEGTGAILQNLVTITAISGILLAYGWWVPLVLFGSTLPALRILLVHQRIYHAWWRSTTQQRRWARYFDRVITGRESAQEVRLFGLSEQFLTAYQRVRKNLRDAFIRLSRRQRTASLFASLWALAATGGIMAWMVFRAIRGLASLGDVALFYQAFNQGQGLMRALLSSVGTLYADALFLEHLFTFLELEPRVRVPAQPKPVPATLRHGITVDNVSFRYPGSDYLALDGFNLFIPAGKTVAIVGKNGAGKSTLIKLLCRFYDPEAGAVRWDDVDIRDVDPRDLWRRVTVLFQYPVNYAGTVRESIAYGNVEVPLSDERLQWAIDAAGARSIVDQLPHGLDTMLGKEFEGGVDLSGGQWQRIALARAFYRDAPLVLLDEPTSFMDSWAEMQWLDRFRDLVRGRTALIVTHRFTTAMRADLIYVMEGGHLVESGTHEQLLARGGLYAESWQKQIQAERAQISEN from the coding sequence ATGAACGAGCCTACGACATCCCATCGGGACCCTGGCGTTGCGCCTGCGCCACACCGGCTGGACTGGGCCAACGTCCGGCAGAAACTCGTGCACATCGGCCGGGCGCTGAAGATTGCCTGGAAGGCCGCCGGACCGTGGACGACGGCCTGGGCCGTCATGCTCCTGCTCCAGGGGCTTTTTCCTGCCGCGACGGTCTACCTGACGAAGGTGGTCGTCGATGCCTTCACCGGCAGCATCGGCGGTGACCTGAGCTTCGAGTACCTGAAACCGGTCATCTTCTCAGGTGGTTTGCTGGTGGCCATCCTGATTCTGGGGCAGGTCGTGCAGCAGGGCATCATCTGGGTCCGCAATGCCCAGGCGGAGCTCGTCACGGACCACATCAAGGCCCTGATCCACCGCAAGACGGCTCGTGTCGATCTCGAATTTTATGACATTCCCGAGTACTTCGATCACATGGCCCGGGCCAACGAGGAGGCGGATCGGCGGGTGCTGACGATCCTTGAAGGCACGGGCGCCATCCTACAGAACCTCGTCACCATCACGGCCATCTCGGGTATTCTCCTGGCGTACGGTTGGTGGGTGCCCCTGGTGCTGTTTGGCTCTACACTGCCTGCACTACGCATCCTGCTGGTGCACCAGCGGATCTACCACGCCTGGTGGCGTAGCACAACCCAGCAGCGACGCTGGGCGCGGTACTTCGACCGGGTCATCACCGGGCGGGAGTCGGCACAGGAGGTGCGGCTCTTCGGCCTGAGCGAGCAGTTTCTCACGGCCTATCAGCGCGTGCGGAAGAACCTGCGCGACGCCTTCATCCGGCTCAGCCGGAGGCAGCGGACGGCGTCGCTCTTTGCCAGTCTCTGGGCCCTGGCCGCTACCGGAGGGATCATGGCCTGGATGGTGTTTCGCGCCATCCGCGGGCTGGCGTCCCTCGGCGACGTGGCGCTCTTCTACCAGGCCTTCAACCAGGGGCAGGGGCTCATGCGGGCCCTGCTGAGCAGCGTCGGCACCCTCTACGCCGACGCCCTCTTCCTCGAACACCTGTTCACGTTCCTCGAGCTCGAGCCGCGCGTCCGCGTCCCGGCGCAGCCGAAGCCGGTGCCGGCGACGCTGCGGCACGGCATCACCGTGGACAACGTCTCGTTCCGCTATCCGGGCAGCGACTACCTGGCCCTCGACGGGTTCAACCTGTTCATCCCGGCCGGCAAGACGGTCGCCATCGTGGGGAAGAACGGCGCCGGCAAGAGCACCCTGATCAAGCTGCTGTGCCGCTTCTACGACCCCGAGGCCGGCGCCGTGCGGTGGGACGACGTGGACATCCGCGACGTGGACCCGCGCGACCTGTGGCGGCGCGTGACGGTGCTGTTCCAGTATCCGGTCAACTATGCGGGCACGGTGCGCGAGTCCATCGCCTACGGCAACGTGGAGGTGCCGCTCTCGGACGAACGCCTGCAATGGGCCATCGACGCGGCGGGGGCCCGGTCCATCGTCGACCAGCTCCCGCACGGGCTCGACACGATGCTCGGGAAGGAGTTCGAGGGCGGCGTGGATCTGAGCGGCGGGCAGTGGCAGCGCATCGCCCTGGCGCGGGCCTTCTACCGGGATGCCCCCCTCGTCCTGCTCGACGAGCCGACCAGCTTCATGGACTCCTGGGCCGAGATGCAGTGGCTCGACCGCTTCCGCGACCTCGTCCGCGGGCGGACGGCGCTCATCGTCACCCACCGCTTCACCACCGCCATGCGGGCCGACCTGATCTACGTCATGGAGGGCGGCCACCTGGTGGAGTCGGGCACGCACGAGCAGCTCCTGGCGCGCGGCGGCCTCTACGCCGAGTCGTGGCAGAAACAGATCCAGGCTGAACGGGCTCAGATTTCGGAAAACTGA
- a CDS encoding lasso RiPP family leader peptide-containing protein, producing the protein MNTSIKKGYEAPALTIYGSVATITGNQSAGGCDHPCGVNNIDNTFYSVGVK; encoded by the coding sequence ATGAACACGTCCATCAAAAAGGGCTACGAGGCCCCGGCCCTCACCATCTACGGGTCCGTTGCCACCATCACGGGCAACCAGAGTGCGGGTGGTTGCGACCATCCCTGTGGGGTCAACAACATCGACAACACCTTCTACAGCGTTGGTGTCAAGTAA
- a CDS encoding lasso peptide isopeptide bond-forming cyclase produces the protein MSGIAGIWHLDGKPVASDELRRMTAAIAHRGPDGTGVWTEGPVGMGQLLFRTVPEAPGEAQPLISDDGQIVLVFDGRIDNRADLLRTLALPDAYREAPDEAFVLAAYRRWGAKAPEHLLGDFAFAVWDAREQRMLLARDHFGLRPLYYVHRPGEVLAFASEIKALRALGLVSESPNERKIAEFLLIPVQVTPEMTFFRDAKAVPPAHTVLVPREGVSRAEMYWALDPEREVRYNRDEDYIERFKELFDEAVRCRLRSITPVGSMLSGGLDSTSVACTAARQLQEAGKGPLHTYSAVFDSIPACNERPYIEAALRMYPEAMRPHFYAADQGSPLAHNEELTWYLERPNEGINAYLSWDLHHQAREQGVRVVLDGFDGDTTVSHGDGIFYELLWQYRWVRLWKEVRATVLNMGGKERHARRAFVKWMKEFAYGHPWMSPMLRRRRQRNQTKYGTALAFSSLGTTWAGTAWQSYFDADFLGRMAPYLAEVPESAEYPTERARHHAKLVRPIMSYGARLIEAQAAAAGIEVRMPFFDVRLVAYCLALPADLKRRDGLGRWVMRRALEGVLPAEVQWRRDKANLAPGYIRALQAEDAPRLQQFARTIKAEGFPGNYLQEEPVVALARQLVAGHLSDPRREAERIVLWRALALAQWMGLKTAFTSRPTCKKMDPRIVDTITAGSNGHAVRINPKPKPEECL, from the coding sequence ATGAGCGGCATCGCAGGCATATGGCACCTTGACGGCAAGCCGGTCGCGTCGGATGAACTCCGGCGCATGACGGCGGCCATCGCCCACCGGGGGCCGGACGGCACGGGCGTCTGGACCGAAGGACCGGTGGGGATGGGGCAGCTCCTGTTCCGCACGGTGCCGGAGGCCCCGGGGGAAGCACAGCCGCTGATCTCCGACGACGGACAGATCGTGCTCGTCTTTGACGGGCGGATCGACAACCGGGCGGACCTGCTTCGTACGCTGGCGTTGCCGGACGCATACCGGGAGGCCCCCGACGAGGCCTTCGTACTGGCCGCGTACCGCCGCTGGGGGGCCAAAGCGCCGGAACACCTGCTGGGCGACTTCGCCTTCGCGGTCTGGGACGCCCGCGAGCAGCGTATGCTCCTGGCCCGCGATCACTTCGGCCTCCGCCCGCTGTATTATGTCCACCGACCCGGCGAGGTGCTGGCGTTCGCCTCGGAGATCAAAGCCCTCCGGGCGCTCGGGCTGGTTTCGGAGTCGCCGAACGAGCGCAAGATCGCCGAGTTTCTGCTCATCCCCGTGCAGGTCACGCCGGAGATGACCTTCTTCCGCGACGCGAAGGCCGTTCCGCCGGCCCACACCGTGCTCGTTCCGCGAGAAGGTGTGTCCCGCGCGGAGATGTACTGGGCGCTCGACCCGGAGCGGGAAGTCCGTTACAACCGGGACGAGGACTATATCGAGCGGTTCAAAGAGCTGTTCGACGAGGCCGTGCGGTGTCGCCTGCGCAGCATCACGCCGGTCGGCTCGATGCTCAGCGGCGGGCTGGATTCGACCTCCGTTGCCTGCACGGCCGCGCGCCAGTTGCAGGAAGCCGGAAAAGGTCCGCTGCACACGTATTCCGCCGTTTTCGACAGTATCCCGGCCTGTAACGAGCGTCCCTACATCGAGGCCGCGCTCCGGATGTACCCGGAGGCGATGAGGCCCCATTTTTACGCTGCGGACCAAGGCAGCCCGCTGGCACACAACGAGGAACTGACGTGGTACCTCGAACGCCCGAACGAGGGCATCAACGCCTACCTGTCCTGGGATCTCCACCACCAGGCCCGTGAGCAGGGGGTGAGGGTGGTGCTCGATGGCTTCGATGGTGACACGACGGTGTCGCACGGCGACGGGATCTTTTACGAACTGCTGTGGCAGTACCGCTGGGTGCGGCTCTGGAAAGAGGTTCGGGCCACCGTCCTGAATATGGGCGGAAAAGAGCGCCATGCCCGGCGGGCCTTCGTCAAATGGATGAAAGAGTTTGCCTACGGGCACCCCTGGATGTCGCCGATGCTACGGAGACGCCGCCAGCGTAATCAGACGAAGTACGGTACGGCGCTGGCCTTCTCTTCGCTGGGAACCACCTGGGCGGGAACGGCATGGCAATCGTATTTCGACGCAGACTTTCTGGGCAGGATGGCGCCTTATCTGGCGGAAGTACCGGAGTCCGCGGAGTACCCGACCGAGCGAGCCCGGCATCATGCCAAGCTGGTGCGTCCGATCATGTCGTACGGTGCCCGGCTGATCGAGGCGCAGGCCGCGGCGGCCGGCATCGAGGTACGCATGCCGTTCTTTGACGTTCGCCTCGTGGCGTACTGCCTGGCCCTGCCGGCCGACCTGAAGCGGCGTGATGGTCTGGGGCGCTGGGTGATGCGCCGGGCCCTGGAAGGGGTGTTGCCGGCGGAGGTCCAGTGGCGCCGGGACAAAGCCAACCTGGCACCGGGGTACATCCGGGCGCTGCAGGCCGAAGATGCGCCTCGGTTGCAACAGTTTGCCCGTACGATCAAAGCAGAGGGATTCCCCGGAAACTATCTTCAGGAGGAGCCGGTGGTCGCTCTGGCCAGGCAACTGGTCGCCGGTCATCTATCCGACCCCCGGCGCGAGGCCGAGCGGATCGTGCTCTGGCGTGCGCTTGCACTTGCACAATGGATGGGACTGAAAACAGCCTTCACATCCCGGCCTACTTGTAAGAAAATGGATCCACGGATCGTGGATACTATTACGGCAGGATCTAACGGTCATGCCGTTCGTATCAACCCCAAACCAAAACCGGAGGAGTGTCTATGA
- a CDS encoding lasso peptide biosynthesis B2 protein, which produces MNTWRKWRRLAWPDRWLLVKALVLVMTFRVGLALFPYRRVVRFVDRTPAGEAVRYDPARVARLVRAVARRLLGDRPCLPQALAVRYLLHRAGVDTVLHIGVAKGPARELLAHAWVEYRGRVLIGGESSIHRYVPLRPLTPGRKSAA; this is translated from the coding sequence ATGAACACCTGGCGTAAATGGCGGCGGCTTGCATGGCCCGATCGGTGGTTGCTGGTGAAGGCCCTGGTGCTGGTGATGACCTTTCGGGTGGGGCTGGCGCTGTTTCCGTATCGCCGGGTCGTCCGGTTCGTGGACCGAACGCCGGCCGGGGAAGCGGTGCGGTACGACCCCGCCCGGGTGGCCCGTCTGGTACGGGCCGTTGCCCGCCGCTTGCTGGGCGACCGGCCCTGCCTGCCGCAGGCCCTTGCCGTGCGATACCTGCTTCACCGTGCCGGCGTTGATACCGTGCTGCATATCGGGGTGGCGAAGGGACCGGCGCGCGAGTTGCTGGCTCATGCCTGGGTGGAATATCGTGGCCGGGTACTCATCGGCGGGGAGAGCTCAATCCACCGGTACGTACCGCTACGCCCGCTTACACCCGGGCGGAAGTCCGCCGCCTGA
- a CDS encoding PqqD family protein, whose product MISPDSVVVVSEDLTTADLGGEAIVLDVKSGNYFGLNEVGAFILETIRQPQPVRVVVERMLEIYDATPEQILEDVLAFLNQLKSHGLVEVTNEHLA is encoded by the coding sequence ATGATCAGCCCGGACTCTGTAGTTGTCGTTTCCGAAGATCTTACGACTGCCGATCTGGGGGGAGAGGCGATCGTGCTCGATGTGAAGTCCGGGAATTATTTCGGTCTCAACGAAGTCGGTGCCTTCATTCTGGAGACGATCCGGCAGCCCCAGCCGGTGCGGGTGGTGGTTGAGCGGATGCTGGAGATCTACGATGCGACGCCCGAGCAAATCCTGGAAGACGTACTGGCCTTTCTCAATCAACTCAAAAGCCACGGTCTGGTTGAGGTGACCAATGAACACCTGGCGTAA
- a CDS encoding nucleotide sugar dehydrogenase has protein sequence MHFQSDTLVYDGVRPAPLPAPARELLDRLERREAVIGVIGLGYVGLPLAVEYAGRGFRTLGIDLDSERVLRLNAGQNYNPDLDDALVRRLVETGCLRAADHVEGLAGADVVFICVPTPVTEHKDPDTSYIRRATEALAPHLHRGQLVVLKSTTYPNTTEGLVQPILERVARERGLVLGRDYFLAFSPERIDPGNRQFTTANTPVVVGGVTAACTEVAATALAQIVAHVHRVSSPKVAEMEKLLENIFRSVNIALVNELARLCDRMGGVSVWEVIEAASTKPFGFMPFYPGPGLGGHCIPIDPYYLSWLARRYDFETSFITLSARVNEEMPFYVVEKVVEALARQGVRLAEARVLLLGAAFKKNVDDTRHSPSEKVLALLCRKGVGEVAYSDPHVPVFRVPLAEGVRTFEGIALTAEAVASFDVVVLLTDHDAFPYEEIARQARYIIDTRNAFKEVACNPEKIYLLGRGLAGRV, from the coding sequence ATGCATTTCCAGTCGGATACACTTGTATATGATGGCGTTCGGCCTGCCCCCCTCCCGGCTCCTGCCCGGGAGCTCCTCGATCGTCTGGAGCGCCGGGAAGCCGTCATCGGGGTGATTGGTCTGGGGTATGTGGGGCTTCCGCTGGCGGTGGAATACGCCGGCCGCGGCTTCCGGACCCTGGGGATCGATCTCGATTCGGAACGCGTCCTGCGTCTCAACGCGGGACAGAACTACAACCCCGACCTCGACGACGCCCTGGTGCGCCGTCTCGTCGAGACGGGCTGCCTGCGGGCGGCGGACCACGTCGAGGGGCTCGCCGGGGCCGACGTGGTCTTCATCTGCGTGCCCACGCCGGTGACCGAGCACAAGGACCCGGACACGTCCTACATCCGCAGGGCGACCGAAGCGCTGGCACCGCACCTGCACCGGGGGCAACTCGTCGTGCTGAAGTCGACCACGTACCCGAACACGACCGAGGGGCTGGTGCAGCCGATCCTGGAGCGGGTTGCCCGGGAGCGGGGGCTGGTGCTGGGCCGGGATTACTTCCTGGCCTTCAGCCCGGAGCGCATCGACCCGGGCAACCGGCAGTTCACGACGGCCAACACGCCGGTGGTCGTGGGCGGGGTGACGGCCGCCTGTACGGAGGTGGCGGCGACGGCGCTGGCGCAGATCGTGGCGCACGTGCACCGGGTCTCGAGCCCGAAGGTGGCCGAGATGGAGAAGCTGCTGGAGAACATTTTCCGGAGCGTGAACATTGCGCTGGTGAACGAGCTGGCRCGGCTGTGCGACCGGATGGGGGGGGTGTCGGTGTGGGAGGTGATCGAGGCGGCCTCGACGAAGCCGTTCGGGTTCATGCCGTTCTACCCGGGTCCGGGGCTGGGGGGGCACTGCATTCCGATCGACCCGTACTATTTGTCGTGGCTGGCGCGGCGGTACGATTTCGAGACGAGTTTCATCACGTTGTCGGCGCGCGTGAACGAGGAGATGCCGTTTTACGTGGTGGAGAAGGTGGTCGAGGCGCTGGCGCGTCAGGGGGTTCGGCTCGCGGAGGCGCGCGTGCTCCTTCTGGGGGCGGCCTTCAAGAAGAACGTGGACGACACCCGTCACAGTCCTTCGGAGAAGGTGCTGGCGCTGCTTTGCCGGAAGGGGGTCGGGGAGGTGGCCTACAGCGACCCGCACGTGCCGGTGTTCCGGGTGCCGCTGGCCGAGGGGGTGCGTACGTTTGAGGGGATCGCGCTGACGGCGGAGGCGGTCGCGTCCTTCGATGTGGTGGTGCTGTTGACGGACCACGACGCGTTTCCGTATGAGGAGATCGCCCGGCAGGCCCGCTACATCATCGACACCCGCAATGCGTTCAAAGAGGTGGCCTGTAACCCTGAAAAAATCTATCTTCTGGGACGTGGCCTTGCGGGGCGCGTCTGA
- a CDS encoding glycosyltransferase family 4 protein, translated as MEYLFLLGIFALVLGATLLLTLVVRWLAIRKGWVDVPDGERKLHARPVPSLGGVGIAFGYVVGIALLYFSEDYLSFRWEPVSPLLWGGALVMLVTGIIDDIRGLSFRHKFAVQVLVAYALICGGYRIDVSGLPFMGDDPAQHMLLSIPLTLLWFVGVMNAINLIDGLDGLAAGVSIIAFAYLGLIFSFHGGPAIVLPALVMVGGLAGFLFYNFNPARIFMGDSGSLFLGFMLAAYSLEGQAHLDPLLSFLTLVAVMGLPLLDAGFAIIRRLLSGRALFAPDNDHIHHRMVRRWPQRQAVLLLYAVATCFGTIAVFMSVASPTTGFLLFGLALSLSFVGLNRLKVYRQPYTRPEIQSRFAVSETKASSHWEANLRHEAEKIESGDERKAVAERYESVS; from the coding sequence ATGGAGTACCTCTTTCTGCTGGGGATCTTCGCGCTGGTGCTCGGAGCGACGCTGCTTCTTACGCTGGTCGTTCGCTGGCTGGCGATCCGCAAGGGGTGGGTAGATGTGCCCGACGGAGAGCGGAAACTGCACGCTCGCCCCGTCCCGTCGCTGGGGGGGGTTGGGATCGCCTTCGGGTATGTGGTCGGCATAGCGCTGCTCTATTTCTCCGAAGATTACCTTTCCTTCCGATGGGAGCCGGTGTCTCCCCTCCTGTGGGGCGGGGCGCTCGTGATGCTCGTTACCGGCATCATCGATGACATTCGCGGGTTGAGCTTCCGGCATAAGTTCGCCGTGCAGGTCCTGGTGGCCTATGCCCTGATCTGCGGAGGCTACCGCATCGATGTCTCGGGCCTGCCTTTCATGGGGGACGATCCGGCGCAACACATGCTCCTCTCCATCCCCCTGACGTTGCTCTGGTTCGTGGGGGTGATGAATGCCATCAACCTGATCGACGGGCTCGACGGGCTGGCGGCCGGCGTCTCGATCATTGCCTTCGCCTACCTGGGATTGATCTTCAGCTTCCATGGTGGACCCGCCATTGTGCTGCCGGCGCTGGTCATGGTCGGGGGGCTGGCCGGTTTCCTTTTCTACAACTTCAACCCGGCCCGCATTTTCATGGGGGACTCGGGCAGCCTCTTTCTCGGCTTCATGCTCGCCGCCTATTCGCTGGAAGGGCAGGCGCACCTGGATCCCCTGCTGTCGTTTCTGACGCTGGTGGCCGTGATGGGGTTGCCGCTGCTCGACGCCGGATTTGCGATCATTCGCAGGCTGCTCAGCGGGCGGGCCCTCTTCGCTCCAGACAACGATCACATCCACCATCGCATGGTCCGGCGGTGGCCGCAGCGCCAGGCTGTGCTCCTGCTCTATGCCGTTGCAACCTGTTTTGGCACGATAGCTGTGTTCATGTCGGTCGCCTCCCCGACAACGGGGTTCTTGCTGTTCGGACTGGCGCTTTCTCTTTCGTTCGTCGGGCTGAACCGGCTCAAAGTCTATCGCCAGCCGTATACGCGGCCCGAGATTCAGAGCCGTTTCGCCGTCTCGGAAACAAAGGCATCTTCCCACTGGGAGGCGAATTTGAGACACGAAGCGGAGAAAATCGAATCCGGGGATGAGCGCAAGGCGGTTGCCGAGCGGTATGAGTCCGTTTCCTAG
- a CDS encoding T9SS type A sorting domain-containing protein: MYRPSVDESVDDVVVTYASGDGVYTTSEIEVMESISTGAALPVELAQFDALADGRDAVLVWRTLSETNNAGFWVEHAAARDTAFTPLAFVEGHGSTNEARTYRHRVEALPAGTHRFRLRQVDFDGSFAYSAEVSVSVGLPDGYLLSAAYPNPFNPETRLDLEVARRERVEVAVYDALGRRVQTLYAGELTPGRRQELVLSGTGLGSGLYLIRARGESFEVTRTALLVR, encoded by the coding sequence GTGTATCGTCCTTCGGTTGATGAAAGCGTGGATGATGTGGTGGTGACGTATGCGTCCGGGGACGGCGTCTACACCACCAGCGAGATCGAGGTCATGGAGAGCATCAGCACCGGAGCCGCGCTCCCGGTGGAACTGGCGCAGTTCGATGCCCTGGCCGACGGCCGGGATGCCGTGCTCGTCTGGCGCACGCTTTCCGAGACGAACAACGCCGGCTTCTGGGTTGAGCACGCGGCGGCCCGGGACACGGCCTTCACGCCGCTGGCCTTCGTGGAAGGGCACGGCTCCACGAACGAGGCCCGAACCTACCGGCACCGCGTCGAGGCCCTGCCGGCGGGTACGCATCGTTTCCGCCTCCGGCAGGTCGACTTCGACGGCAGCTTTGCCTATTCGGCCGAGGTGAGCGTGTCGGTCGGGTTGCCGGACGGGTACCTTCTGAGTGCGGCCTATCCGAACCCGTTCAACCCGGAGACGCGCCTGGACCTGGAAGTGGCACGCCGGGAACGGGTCGAGGTGGCCGTCTATGATGCCCTCGGCCGGCGCGTGCAGACGCTCTATGCCGGTGAACTCACGCCGGGACGACGGCAGGAACTGGTGCTTTCGGGCACCGGCCTGGGCAGCGGGTTGTACCTGATCCGGGCACGGGGGGAAAGTTTCGAGGTGACCCGCACCGCCCTGCTTGTCCGGTAA